The Achromobacter deleyi region AGCGGCTGGGCGACGACCGCCCCCGCACCGTGGACGTGCGCATCGTGGCCGCAACCAACCGCAGCCTGCGCGACCTGGTGCGCGCAGGCGACTTCCGCGCCGACCTCTATCATCGCCTGTCGGTGTATCCGATCCCCATCCCTCCCCTGCGCGATCGGGGCAACGACGTGCTGCTGCTGGCCGGGCGCTACCTGGAACTGAACCGGGCGCGGCTAGGCCTGCGCAGCCTGCGGCTGTCGCCCGACGCCGAAGAGATGCTGCGCCGCTATCGCTGGCCGGGCAACGTGCGCGAGCTGGAACACGTCATCAGCCGCGCGGCCATCAAGGCGGTCAGCCACGGGGCCAGCCGCAATGAAATCGTGACCCTGGGCGTCAAGCTGCTGGACCTGTCCGATGGCGACATGCCCGCGTCGCTCGCGGAAGATCCGGCCGACATACCCGAACCGGGCGCACCCGTGCAGTCGCTGCGCGAGGCGGTGGACGCCTGCCAGCGCCAGGCGATCCGCAGGGCGCTGGACGCGCATCAGGGCAACTGGGCGGTTGCCGCCCGCGCGCTGGACGTGGATCCCAGCAACCTGCACAAGCTGGCGCGGCGCATCGGCCTGAAGCCCTGAGCCGCGCCGGCCTCACATTGCGTAGCGCACGGCCAGCATCACGCTGCGCGGCTCGCCATAGTAGTTGGAGCCGTAGGCCGCCCACACGCGCTGGTAGTACACCTTGTCGAACAGGTTGTTCACCGTCAGCGTCGCGTCCACATGCTTGTTGAAGCGATACCCGGCCTGCGCGGACACGGTGGTGTACGGGCGCTGTTCGAACTTCACCGGGCCGTTCAGCCGGTACATGCTGCTGACGCTGCGCACCCCCGCCCCCAGCGACCAGCCTTCCAGCGCGCCGGTCGCGAACGAATACTTGGTCCAGAGATTGAAGGTGTGCCGCGGCGTGATGAAGACGTACTGCTGCGACTTCTGGTCTTCCGTGCCCTTCAAGGTCTTCGTCGTGGTGTAGGCGTAGCCGGCGGTGATGTCCCAGCCCGGCGCCGGGCTGCCGCTGATCTCCGCCTCGAAGCCCTGGCTGCGCATCTTGCCGGCCGCCATCGAAAACAGCGGGTTGTCCGGGTCCGTCATGGCGCGGTTCTCGTCGTCCATGCGGAACAGCGCGGCATGGCCGTTCAGGCGCTTGTCCAGGAACTCGCCCTTCAGTCCGATCTCCAGCTGCTTGCCGGTGCGCGCGTCCAGCGGCTGGCCGTTAACGTCGGTGGTGGTCTGGGGCGAGAAAATGCTGGTGTAGCTGGTGTAGGCCGACAGCTGGTCGTTCAGGTCCACCACCAGCCCCAGGTACGGCGTGAACTTGCCGTTGATGCTGGTATCGGTGTTGGTGAACTGGTTGAAGTAGGCGTTGCGGTTGGCGGTCTTGTTGTTCCACCAGGTCAGGCGGCTGCCGGCGATGACGGTCGCGGCATCCGACACGCGCAGATTGGCGCGCGCGTACAAGCCGTATTGCTGCGTCTTGCCGTCATTGCCGTTCGTGAACTCGTAGTCCGGCTTGGGTATGTTGTTGTCCGGGTGATAGAGATTGATGTCCGCGTTGTCGCCGCCCCCGTACTGGAAGTTCTTGTGAACGTTGCGATAGTCGGCGCCTACGATCAGTTCATGCTTGCGCCCCAGGGCCTCGAACGGCGTGGCCACGAATGCATCCAGGCCGTAGGTTTTCCAATGGCTGCGGTACTTCCAGCTCACCAGGCAAGTGTCGCCCGTGACCGGATCCACCGCGCAATCGGACCAGCCGAATTCGCGGCTGGGCTCGTCCTGCTCGCGGTAGAGGCCGCTGACCTTGATGCGGCCTCCGTTCGACAGGCGATGTTCCACATCCGCGAAATACTCGGTGATTTCCTCGGTGATGTGGTTCCAGCTGGGATCCAGGTTGGTCGAACGCCGCACGTCCAGCAGCTGGCCATCGGTATAGGCGGGCAGGCCGAAGAAGGGACGGCCCTTGTACTGCTGATAGGTCGCGCCCGCCGTCAAGGTGGTATCCGGCGTCACATCGAAGCTCATGGTGCCGTAGAACAGCGGCTTGCGGGTGTAGACGCCATCCACGAAGGAACGGCGATCGTCGTAGGACGCGACCAGCCTTCCGCGCAGCCGGCCATCGCTGTCCAGCGGGCCGGTGATGTCGGCGTCGGCGTAATAGCGGTCCCATGAACCCGTCATGACCTGCCCGCTGAACGCGAACTCCTTCTGCGCGCGCTTGCGCACCAGGTTCACCGTGCCGCCCGGATCCCCCGCCCCCTGAAACAGGCCCGCCGGGCCGCGCAGCACTTCGATGCGGTCGTAGATGGCCAGGCCAAAGCCCGCCGACAAATCGTTGCCCGTGCTTGCGGGGGTGTTGACGCCGTCCACCTGGATCGTGTCCAGGGCATAGCCGCGGGAATAGAAGTTGCCATGGTTGCCGCCGATGCTGCCGGCTTCGACGGTGACGCCGGTCACCGTGCGCATGGCATCGTCCAGGTTCACCAGGTTCTGGTCGTCCAGCAACTGGCGCGTCACCACGGAAACCGATTGCGGGATCTCGCGCAGGCTTTGCACATTCTTGCCTATCGTGACCGCGGGGGTCGTATAAGAGCCCGTGCCCTCGGTCGTGGCCAGGTCCCGGCCCGTGACCGTCACCGGCGCCAGCGTCGTCGCATCCGCGCCGCCACTCGCGGCGGGCGACCGCACGATGAAGCCCGTCCCGCTGGGCACCGCGACCAGCCCGCTGCGGGCCAGCAGCCGGTCCAGCGCGGCCTGCGGCGTCAGCTTGCCGGACACGGCGGGCGCTTCCAGGCCGGCGACGGAGCCGGGGCTGAACAGGATCTGCACCTGGGCCTGGCGGCCCAGGCTCACCAGCGAGTCGGCCATGCTGCCCGCAGGCAGCTCAAAGGCAAGCGCCGCGGCGCTTTGCGCATGGGCCGGCCGGGACGCGATGGTTCCGCCCGCCAGGACAGTCACGGACAACGCGCACAGGAGTGCGTAGCGGCCGACGCTAGGCCGGCGTTGAAAATGGCATAGCGCCATGGTCTTTCCCCAGAATAGAAAATGGATCATTCAATGGGGAAGACGCACGAGCGGCCAGAACCCGAACGTGTCGAGAAAAATAATTATTCGCACTGAGGAAAGGCCGGTCAGCTAGCGGCTGGCGATCACCGCCGCTCCGTCCTGCCTGCGGTTCAGCGTTACCGGCAACAGGCTGGGCAGCACGTCCAGGAACGCCTCGGGCTGGCGCAGGTCCAGCGTGCCGGACAGCCGCAGATTGCTTGCGCGCTGATCCGCGATGCGCACGGGCGCGTCGCGATACAGCCCCAGATAGGCGGCCAACTGCTGCAGGGTCACGTCATGCACCACCACCACGCCATCCTGCCAGGCGCCGATCTCGGTCAGCGGAACCCGCTGCTGCCGCAGCTGGCGGCCCGGGCCCCGCGCAAGCTGGACGGTGTCGCCGGCCTGCAGCCTGCGGCTGGCCACGGCATCCGTTCCGTCCGCCTCCAGCAGCACGGTGCCGCTGCGCACGCCGACCTGCAGCGTTTCCGGCAGGAGCAGCACATTGAATTCGGTGCCGATATCGCGCAGTCGCGCCTCGCCTGCCGCGACGATCAGCGGACGCCGGTCGGGCGCGGCGTCGATGAACACCTCGCCGCCTTCGATGCTGATGTGCCGTTCGGCCAGGGTGTAGCGCACGCTGACCCGCGTACCCACATTCGCGTGGACCCGGGTGCCGTCGGGCAGGTCCAGGCTGCGGGTCTGCGTGGAAGCGTTGGCCACCGAGGAGTAGCTGACGGGCATGTACTGGTAGCCGGCCACCAGGGCGAGCGCCAGCGCCGCGACCGCGCCGCCCCACTTCGCGAACCGGGGAAATGCAGGCGCGCGTTGACCGCGGCGCGCCGCAGGCGCCATTGCAACGGGGCGGGACGCCGGACGCGGCAGC contains the following coding sequences:
- a CDS encoding TonB-dependent siderophore receptor, translated to MTVLAGGTIASRPAHAQSAAALAFELPAGSMADSLVSLGRQAQVQILFSPGSVAGLEAPAVSGKLTPQAALDRLLARSGLVAVPSGTGFIVRSPAASGGADATTLAPVTVTGRDLATTEGTGSYTTPAVTIGKNVQSLREIPQSVSVVTRQLLDDQNLVNLDDAMRTVTGVTVEAGSIGGNHGNFYSRGYALDTIQVDGVNTPASTGNDLSAGFGLAIYDRIEVLRGPAGLFQGAGDPGGTVNLVRKRAQKEFAFSGQVMTGSWDRYYADADITGPLDSDGRLRGRLVASYDDRRSFVDGVYTRKPLFYGTMSFDVTPDTTLTAGATYQQYKGRPFFGLPAYTDGQLLDVRRSTNLDPSWNHITEEITEYFADVEHRLSNGGRIKVSGLYREQDEPSREFGWSDCAVDPVTGDTCLVSWKYRSHWKTYGLDAFVATPFEALGRKHELIVGADYRNVHKNFQYGGGDNADINLYHPDNNIPKPDYEFTNGNDGKTQQYGLYARANLRVSDAATVIAGSRLTWWNNKTANRNAYFNQFTNTDTSINGKFTPYLGLVVDLNDQLSAYTSYTSIFSPQTTTDVNGQPLDARTGKQLEIGLKGEFLDKRLNGHAALFRMDDENRAMTDPDNPLFSMAAGKMRSQGFEAEISGSPAPGWDITAGYAYTTTKTLKGTEDQKSQQYVFITPRHTFNLWTKYSFATGALEGWSLGAGVRSVSSMYRLNGPVKFEQRPYTTVSAQAGYRFNKHVDATLTVNNLFDKVYYQRVWAAYGSNYYGEPRSVMLAVRYAM
- a CDS encoding FecR family protein, with protein sequence MNPSQSLSAVEAAASAWFMRRREGMLDAGAERDYQAWLAASPLHRQEYERLTQVWDDMAALPRPASRPVAMAPAARRGQRAPAFPRFAKWGGAVAALALALVAGYQYMPVSYSSVANASTQTRSLDLPDGTRVHANVGTRVSVRYTLAERHISIEGGEVFIDAAPDRRPLIVAAGEARLRDIGTEFNVLLLPETLQVGVRSGTVLLEADGTDAVASRRLQAGDTVQLARGPGRQLRQQRVPLTEIGAWQDGVVVVHDVTLQQLAAYLGLYRDAPVRIADQRASNLRLSGTLDLRQPEAFLDVLPSLLPVTLNRRQDGAAVIASR